From the Armatimonadota bacterium genome, the window TCTGGGGCGGGCCGGGCGTGGTCAACGCCGCCTGCCTGGTGCGGCGGGAAGGCGACCGTCTGGTCGACATCCGGCTCACCGTGGGGGCCGTTGAGGAGACACCCGTGGTCGTCTCGCTGGACCACCTCAGGGGTGCGCCGCCCGATGCGGTCCCCGAGCGCGCGGCAGAGGCCGCGCAGGACCTCGTCCGCCATCCCATCGAGGATGCGGCTGCCGGGGCAGCGTACCGTCGCGCCATGGCCGGAGTCATGGCCCGGCGGGCCGTTGCCGCCGCGATGACGGCGAGGGAGAGCCCGTGAGCGGCCCGGCAGGGGGCTCGGGGGTGTCGATCCGCCTGACCGTGAACGGACAGGAGCGGGAGGTGGTCGTCGACACCCGCTGGTCGCTGCTGCAGCTACTGCGGGAGGGACTGGGGTTGGCGGGGACCCGCTTCGGCTGTCTCACCGGGCACTGCGGTGCGTGCACCGTCCTGCTGGGAGGCCTCGCCGTGAAGGCCTGCACGGTGCTGGCCGCCTCTGCGGAGGGGCAAGAAGTGGTCACGGTCGAGGGGCTGGCCACCGAGGGACGTCTCCATCCCCTGCAGCAGGCCTTCTGGGAGCACCACGCGCTGCAGTGCGGCTACTGTACCCCCGGCATGATCCTCACCGCCCTCGACCTGCTGCGCCGTTCCCCGGCCCCCGCAGCAGCAGAGATCCGGATGGGCCTGGCCGGGACGCTCTGCCGGTGCACCGGATACGACGCCATCGTGGAGGCTGTGCTGGCGGCCGCCCGCGCCATGGCCGGCGCTCAGGCGCCCGCGACGCGGACAGCGACGCCCCCAGCGGGATGGCCATGAAGATCTGGTTCCAGAAGCACATCGTCTCGGGACGCCTTCCAGCGCTCGATCGGGCGTACGCGGCGCACTTCCGCCGCGTGGCCCGGCCAGGCACCGAGGTACACCTCTACACCCTCCCGCCGGACACCTATGCGGGCGCCCTGCCCGAGCCGCTGGTGCGCACGCATGCCGTGGAATCGCTCTTCGCAGGGTACTTCGCGCTCCAGGCGCTGCGGGCGGAGCGGGCCGGGTACGACGCCTTCGTCATCGGGACGAGCCAGGACCCCGGCCTGGCGGAGGCGCGGGCCTGGGCGCGCATCCCCGTCCTCGGGTTCGGCCAGGTGGCTGCGCACGTCGCCGGTGTCCTGGGCGCGCGCTTCGGCCACGTCGGCTTCATCGCTGAGCTGGCCGATCCCATTCGGGTCAACCTCCTGCGCGACGGTCTGGCGCACCGCTGGGTCGGGTTTCACCCGCTGGGCGCCGGTCCGCGGGAGTTACTGGCAGCGCTCGACGGGGACGCCGCGCCGCTCCGGGAGGCGTTCACGGCCGCCGCACGTGCCGCCATCGCGGCGGGCGCGGAGGTGCTGATTCCCGGCGACGGGGTGACCAACGAGGCGCTGGTGGCTGCGGGCCTCGGCGCCGTGGACGGGGTGCCGGTCATCGACGCCAACGGGCTCCTGGTGAAGGCGGCCGAGCTGTTCGTCGACCTCCGGACGCTCGGGATCGCCACCCCGCCGACCACCGGCTATGCCCACGGCCGCCCGGACGATGCCACGGCGGATCACCTGTTGCGCCTGTTCGCGCCCAGGGCCTTCACCCTGGGACCAGATCCGACCCTGAGGCCGGAGGAGGGGAGGGAGTGATGCGCACGCAACGGTCTGTGCTCGTCTGGTGCTCCATCGTCCTGAGCGCGGTACTGCTCTGGGCCGGTGGTCGGCTTCCGACCATGGGGGCGCCCACCGCGGAGACGGTGACCGTGGGCTTTACGCTGCCGCTCACCGGCGCGGCCGCCCGGGAGGGGCAGGAGAGTCTGGAGGGCGCCCAGCTCGCCGTTCGCCTGCTCAACGAGGCCGGCGGGGTCCGCGTGGGTGGGCGCACCGTCCGCTTCGAGATCGTCAGCGAAGACGACCGGTGCACCCCGGCCGGGGGGACCGAGGCGGCCAACCGCCTGGTGGCCCGCCGGGTCCAGTTCGTCGGCGGCAGCTTCTGCAGCGGCGCGGCCGTCGCCCAGCAGCCGGTCTTCGCCCAGGCGCGCATCCCCCAGGTGATCTACGCCTTTGCCACCGACCTGACCGGCGCGGCGCGACAGCGGGCGGGTGCGGTGCTCTCGGTCCGTCTCGGCCCCCAGGCGGTCATCGAGATGGCCCCGCTGGCCAAGTATGCGGTGACGGTGAACAACCACCGCCGCTTCTTCGCCATGGCCCAGAACACCGACTTCGGGCGGTCGATGATCACGGAGTTCCGCCGCGTCCTGGAGCGTCTGGGTGGTCGGCTGGTGGCCGACCCGGAGTTCTACACCTTTCCCGGGACCACCGACTTCCGCACCATTCTCACCAAGGCGCGCGGGTCGGGAGCGGACGGGCTGGTGGCCATGGGCCTGGGCGGTGAGATGATCGGCGTCTCGCTGCAGTTCCGTGAGCTCGGACTGGCCATGGGGTTCTACGGGAGCGACCTGTTGGAGGATCCCGCCTACCAGGATGCGGTGGGGGAGCGGGCCAACGGCTTCTTCTACCCCTGGGTGTACGACGACGGGGTCGATCTGCGCCGCTTCACCCGTACGGAGCCGGAGCGGATGGCCCGGGAGATGAGCCTGGCCTTCCTCAACACCCTGCGAAAACGGGCCACGCGCAACCACGGCTGGGGATGGGGCACGATCCACTTGCTGAAGCAGGCGATGGAGCGCGAAGGCTCCACCGAGCCGGAGCGCGTGATGCGCCGCATCCTCTCGGGCGAGCGTTTCGAACTGCCGCTGGGGACGTACGGGTTCCTGCCCTGTGGTCAGGCGGACATGCGGGTGGGCGTGGCCACGTACGTCGACGGGCGTCGCACCCTGCTGGTGGACCGCGACTTCGCCGGTCGGCCTCCCGCGGTGTTGAGCGCCGCCGACCTCTGTCCCCGATAGGAGGCGAGGGGCGCTGGACCTGACCACGGTCCTGCAGTTCGCGGTCAACGGCCTCTTCATCAGCGCGGCCTACGCGCTGGTGGCCCTGGGCCTGACCTTGATCTTCGGGGTCCTGCACATCGCCGACTTCGCCCAGGGAGCCCTGTACATGCTCGGGGCGTACGTGAGCTTCTACGCCACGCACGCCCCGGGCCTGGGCTACTTCGCCTCCGTGCCCGTGGCCATGGGGCTCACGGCGGCGCTGGCGACGCTGAACGGCGCCCTCGTCTACCGCCCGCTCCAGCGCCACGGGGGCGCGCTGACCTTCATCGCCGCCCTGGGCATCCTGCTCATCCTGCAGAACCTGGCGCTGTGGCTCTTCGGCGGCGACTTCCGGCTGATCGCCTCGCCCTTCGGCGACGGTAAGATCACCGTCTGGGGGGTCGTCCTCACCCATCACCAGGCGTTCGTCCTGGGGGTGACGGCCCTGCTCGTCGCGGCCGTGTGGTTCGGGCTGCGGCACACCAAGCCCGGCAAGGCGCTGCGCGCCATGGCGCAGCAGCCGGAGGCTGCACGCCTGGTGGGGATCGACAGCGCCCGGCTGGGCCTGGTGACGTTCGCCCTGGCGGGCGCGCTGGCCGGGGCCGCAGGGGGGCTCATCTCACCGATCCGGGCGTTCGACCCCCACATCGGGGCGATTGTGATCCTGAAGTCGTTCGCCATCGTCATCTTCGGGGGGATGGGCAGCGTGCCGGGAGCGATCGTGGGGGCGCTCCTGGTCGGCATGGCCGAGACCTTCACCGCCGCCTACCTGGCGGCGGAGTTTGCCGACCTGGTCGCCTTTGCCCTGATGATCGTGATCCTCTTCGCCCGCCCCCAGGGGCTGCTGGGGCGGGTGCCGGCCTGACGGCGCCGGGGATCGTGCGCGGATCGCTCGTGCGCTCCCGGGCCGCGTGGCTTGCCGCCCTGGCCGCCGCGGTCCTGGCCCCCCTGGCGTTGCAGAACCCCGCGCACCAGAACCTGCTGGTCCTCACCGGCGTGAACGTCATCCTGGTGGCCAGCCTCGACCTGCTCATCGGTCAGAGCGGCCTGCTCTCCCTGGGGCATGCCGGGTTCTGGGGGATCGGAGCATACACCTCGGCGTTGCTGACCCTGCGGGCCGGGGTGCCCTTCCTGCTGGCGCTCCTGGCGGCGGCGGCGACCGCGGCAGCCAGCGGGATCTTCATCGGCTACCCCTCCCTGCGGCTGCGCGGGCACTACTTCGTCCTGGTGACCTTCATCTTCGGCATCATCATCACGTTGCTGCTCACCAGCCTCGTGGCCGTCACCCGCGGCCCCATGG encodes:
- a CDS encoding aspartate/glutamate racemase family protein, which gives rise to MKIWFQKHIVSGRLPALDRAYAAHFRRVARPGTEVHLYTLPPDTYAGALPEPLVRTHAVESLFAGYFALQALRAERAGYDAFVIGTSQDPGLAEARAWARIPVLGFGQVAAHVAGVLGARFGHVGFIAELADPIRVNLLRDGLAHRWVGFHPLGAGPRELLAALDGDAAPLREAFTAAARAAIAAGAEVLIPGDGVTNEALVAAGLGAVDGVPVIDANGLLVKAAELFVDLRTLGIATPPTTGYAHGRPDDATADHLLRLFAPRAFTLGPDPTLRPEEGRE
- a CDS encoding branched-chain amino acid ABC transporter permease: MQFAVNGLFISAAYALVALGLTLIFGVLHIADFAQGALYMLGAYVSFYATHAPGLGYFASVPVAMGLTAALATLNGALVYRPLQRHGGALTFIAALGILLILQNLALWLFGGDFRLIASPFGDGKITVWGVVLTHHQAFVLGVTALLVAAVWFGLRHTKPGKALRAMAQQPEAARLVGIDSARLGLVTFALAGALAGAAGGLISPIRAFDPHIGAIVILKSFAIVIFGGMGSVPGAIVGALLVGMAETFTAAYLAAEFADLVAFALMIVILFARPQGLLGRVPA
- a CDS encoding (2Fe-2S)-binding protein is translated as MSGPAGGSGVSIRLTVNGQEREVVVDTRWSLLQLLREGLGLAGTRFGCLTGHCGACTVLLGGLAVKACTVLAASAEGQEVVTVEGLATEGRLHPLQQAFWEHHALQCGYCTPGMILTALDLLRRSPAPAAAEIRMGLAGTLCRCTGYDAIVEAVLAAARAMAGAQAPATRTATPPAGWP
- a CDS encoding ABC transporter substrate-binding protein, yielding MRTQRSVLVWCSIVLSAVLLWAGGRLPTMGAPTAETVTVGFTLPLTGAAAREGQESLEGAQLAVRLLNEAGGVRVGGRTVRFEIVSEDDRCTPAGGTEAANRLVARRVQFVGGSFCSGAAVAQQPVFAQARIPQVIYAFATDLTGAARQRAGAVLSVRLGPQAVIEMAPLAKYAVTVNNHRRFFAMAQNTDFGRSMITEFRRVLERLGGRLVADPEFYTFPGTTDFRTILTKARGSGADGLVAMGLGGEMIGVSLQFRELGLAMGFYGSDLLEDPAYQDAVGERANGFFYPWVYDDGVDLRRFTRTEPERMAREMSLAFLNTLRKRATRNHGWGWGTIHLLKQAMEREGSTEPERVMRRILSGERFELPLGTYGFLPCGQADMRVGVATYVDGRRTLLVDRDFAGRPPAVLSAADLCPR